The Stutzerimonas stutzeri genome segment TGATGCTGGGAATCTTTCTCTGCGAAACCTGGGGCGTGATGCTGACCAGCGCCAGCAACGCGGCCTTTCTCATCAGCCTGTGCGTGGTGATCACGCCGTTCATGGAATGGCTCTTGCTGCGCCAGCGGCCGGACAACAGGCTGTTCCTCGCCTGCGCGCTGTCGCTGGCGGGCGTCTGGCTGCTGACTGGCGGGCCGCAGCTGTCGCTCAATCTCGGCGATGCGCTGATGCTGGCCGCCGCGTTGCTGCGTGCGCTGCTGGTCTGCCTGACCCGGCGATTGACGGCCGGCCGGGAAATTCCGGCACTGGCGCTGACCGCGGTGCAGAGCGGAGTCGTCGCGGCGGGCTGCATCCTGCTCGGCGTGTCGCTGCCCGGCGGACTGCCGGCGCTGCCGGTGGAACCGGAATTCTGGTTTGGCACCCTGTATCTGGTGCTCTTCGCCACGTTGTTCGCCATGTTCGCGCAGAACCGCGCGCTGGCGCGCAGCAGTGCCACGCGGGTATCGCTGCTGATGGGCTGCGAACCGCTGTTCGGTGCCCTTATCGCCGGGTTCTGGCTGGGGGAGCGGCTGGGTTTGCAGGGCTGGATCGGCGGGCTGCTGATTATGATTGCGGCGCTGGGGACCTTGCGTCTCGGTCGTCAGGATTCGTCGGGCGTCGAGGTGCAGCACCAGCGCATTGCTGGACGCGAGGCGGTGGGCTGAAGCCCACCCTACGCCGAGATCGGTGATGTGCAACTCGACGTGATGGCACCTGGGCTTGCAGGGCCTCGACCGTGGTTTGTCCTCGGCATTCTCCAGTTTCCGTAGGGTGGGCTTCAGCCCACCATGAACTACTGCCACGCCGAAAAGGTTTTCAGCCCTTGCGCAGTTCGGCTTGCAGCGCGTCGAGGGCCGCCTGGCGCTCTACGTCCTGCGGCAGGGCGCCGGGATTGAGCGATGACCACCGCGGGTGTGCGCGGCAGCGGTGCAGCGCCTCGGGCAGTTTGCCCTCGCGCCAGGCCTTGTCGTCCGGTGCCTCGAGGCGAATCGCTTCCATCGCGGCATGGCCACGGGCGGCGAGGGCGATCAGCAACTGCCGCTGACGCAGCGCAAGCAGCCGCAGCACGGCATCGTCGACGGTGAGTTCGCGTTGGCCCTTGAGCTTGCCCAGCAGGCGGTTGCCGTAGTGCCTGGCGGTCTGGGCACCGCCGCCGGCCAGGGCTCCGAGCAGGGCTGCGGCGCCCATGGTGATCCCGCCGACCATGAGGTCGACCCCGGCACCGGCGGCTGCGCCGGCCGCCATCCCGCCGCCGATCTTTACGCCCAGCTGCCTGAGCGTCTCCGGGTTGAACAGGTTGTCACCCCAGCGGCCGTCGAGCAGCGGCAGATCGGCAGCCGCAGCGTCCTGCGGGCGGAAGCCGTAGAGCCGCAGCAGCGCTTCGACGCATCGTTGCTCGCGCGCACGCACTGCGTCGTGCAGTTCCCGGATGGCGCCGCGCTCGAGTTCGGGCTGCGCGGCAACGCTACGGCGGCAGGCGGCGACGTCGATCAGCAGGTCGGCAATGAGCCGATTGCCCTCGCTCAGCCGCGCCGCGGCCTGGGCTTCATGATCGTCGATCAGGCGCTGCAGCTTGGGCCGCGACTGTTCCAGCAGCAGGGCCAGGCTTTCATAGAGTCGCCGCTCGCCATCGATCGGCGGCGCCACGCTGTCGAAGCGCACCAGTGCATGCAGGCCCAGCCGCGCCAGGGCTTCGCGCCACTGCTCCTCGCGATGTCCAGGCTGCGCCACGAAGTTGAGCACCGGCAGCAGCGGTTTGCCGCAGCCGGCCAGCACCGCCAGCTCATCCTTGTACTTGGCCAGCACCGGCTCGCGCGCGTCGATCACGTAAAGCCCGGCATCGCTGGCGAGCAGCTGGCGCAGCACCTTGGCTTCCTGCTCGAAACGCTGGCGCGCCTCGCTGCCCTCGAGAAACCGCGCGGTGCGGGCCGGGCCGTCGAGGCGCTCGCCGGGCCGCTCGATCCGTTCCAGATGCTCGAGCAGGGCAATGGCGTCTTCCAGGCCGGGCGTGTCGTAGAGCTCCAGCAGCGGTTCGCCGTCCACCGACAATCGCGCGCCTTCGACGTGGCGGGTGGTACTGGGCCGGTGCGAGACCTCGCCGAAGCCGACATCGCGGGTCAGGGTGCGCAACAGCGAGGTCTTGCCGACGTTGGTGTGGCCGACCAGGGCAAGTTTCAGCGGTGCGCTCATGGCAGAACCCCCGGCCGGGTGTTGGC includes the following:
- a CDS encoding DMT family transporter, translating into MGFGEGVTRRNLWLADAMLLTVAVIWGSSYTVAKEALGYYPVVGFLAVRFGLTFILLLPQLRGDGWRAVRPGVPLGLVMLGIFLCETWGVMLTSASNAAFLISLCVVITPFMEWLLLRQRPDNRLFLACALSLAGVWLLTGGPQLSLNLGDALMLAAALLRALLVCLTRRLTAGREIPALALTAVQSGVVAAGCILLGVSLPGGLPALPVEPEFWFGTLYLVLFATLFAMFAQNRALARSSATRVSLLMGCEPLFGALIAGFWLGERLGLQGWIGGLLIMIAALGTLRLGRQDSSGVEVQHQRIAGREAVG
- a CDS encoding GTPase/DUF3482 domain-containing protein; translated protein: MSAPLKLALVGHTNVGKTSLLRTLTRDVGFGEVSHRPSTTRHVEGARLSVDGEPLLELYDTPGLEDAIALLEHLERIERPGERLDGPARTARFLEGSEARQRFEQEAKVLRQLLASDAGLYVIDAREPVLAKYKDELAVLAGCGKPLLPVLNFVAQPGHREEQWREALARLGLHALVRFDSVAPPIDGERRLYESLALLLEQSRPKLQRLIDDHEAQAAARLSEGNRLIADLLIDVAACRRSVAAQPELERGAIRELHDAVRAREQRCVEALLRLYGFRPQDAAAADLPLLDGRWGDNLFNPETLRQLGVKIGGGMAAGAAAGAGVDLMVGGITMGAAALLGALAGGGAQTARHYGNRLLGKLKGQRELTVDDAVLRLLALRQRQLLIALAARGHAAMEAIRLEAPDDKAWREGKLPEALHRCRAHPRWSSLNPGALPQDVERQAALDALQAELRKG